The genomic stretch GTTTTAGACAGCAATCAAATCAATCCACAGGAGGTGGAGAATGAAACGCACTGCTTTCGTATCGCTTTTTCTGTCTTTTTGTTTCTTGTTTTCTTGTCTCATTCCGACCACTTTCATTAGAGCGGCAGATGTACCCAAACGCAGTTACATTATTGTTTTGGGCACTGATGCCCTCAAGCAGTCAGCCGGTCTGAAACAGTTTGTGGACTACAAGTCCACAAGCTTTGAAGTAACAGTTGTTTCCATGCCAGACATTGCCAAACAGTTTTCCACCGTTACAGACAAAGTGGAACAGTTGAGACAATACCTGGATACCAAGACCCAACCTGTTCCCCCGTATGTGTTATTAGTGGGTAAAAGAGCGCTTGAAATGAATGGTACGAGCTCACACGAATCCTTTATTGGCACTATCCCAATGGCAGTATTATCGCTTAATGGAATAGAGGCTGCGACTGATTTACTATATCGCTTTCCTCGTTTACATTTCGATTTCTCCAATGGAACCTACCTGATGCCACCCACTATGCAAGGTTCCATTAACTTTGTAGTAGGGAGTATTCCTGTTGATGACGTATCCTTTATTGATGACTATTTTGAAAGGTTAATACCGTTAGAAAAGATGTATTCCGAAAAAAACTTTCTTAACGGTATTATAGCTAACGGCATTCTTGGCTATGGCTCTGGTACTTTACCACCAATGCCAAGCGATACCGCTGGATTAGGAGAAGAAACGAAATCTATAATGTCAGATAGCGGCGCCGTTGTTACTCTTTATGAAAAAGGGGGTAGTAGACCTTCTGCCTATATACCAACCCTGCCATTAACTGAGACCAACTTTACTTCTGTTTGGAATTCTCAGTTTCATGATTGGGTTTTACTGACCGGTCATAACGCTACCTATAGCCTTTATTGGCCCATACCCGACCCTGGGCTTGAGGAGGCGCAAGAAACAGCTATTTGGAGATATTTTGCTGATTTGACGAAACTTACCAGTAAGGCATTCTTTGGCCTATTTGATGGATGCTCATCGGCTCATCCTGGGGATATTGAAGCGCTCACTGGATTTTTTAAGAAAAAGCTAGTCTATACCGGCATTGGCTATACTGATGTGATTCCAGAAACAACCTTTGCTTTGAAAATATTTCAAAGAATCAAACAAGGATATAGTATTGGAGATGCTCTCCAATATCAAGATAAACAGGTCCAAGAAATCATGGAAGAAGAAGTCTTGGGCGATCCCTCTGCTTGCCTAATTCCCAGAAACTTCGGAGTTGCGTTATCTAATCCCTCCAATTCGGTTAGGGTATCTCCGGGTGTTTCCCTCACCCTTTCTTGGAAAAAAGCCGATGCTACTTGGGCTTACAACGTTCAGATAAGTAACTCATCTGATTTTACTAATTTAGTGAAATCAGATATTACCTATACCAACAGTTATCAAATCTCTGTACTACCTATAGGTAATTACTTCTGGCGGATAGCAGGAGTGTCTGATGCAGGTTTAGAACAATGGTCTGAAACAAGAGCTTTTATCGTAAATGACCCTTTGGCATTATCGGTAGTTCCCTTGCCATCGACGACAACCAATCCTGACATTACTATCTCCGGAGTTACCAATGGCGACAGTATAGTAGTAAACAACCATTTCGTAGCGATAGTTAACACAAGGTTTTCTTGTATACTATCGCTTGTAGGTGGAAGTAATATCATTACTATTACTGCTATCAAAGGAACACAAAAGTCTGTTCAAACTTACAAAGTTTTCTATATCAAACCAGTAACTCTAAGATTTATTATCGGAAAACCAACGGTTTGGATAGACGGAGACATGAAGGCATTAGAAGCCCCTCCCATGATTTACAACTCAAGAACCCTGGTTCCCATAAGGGTTCTAGTAGAATCTATTGGGGGGTCTATTGATTGGAATGCATCTGCCCAGATGGTAAATATAAGTTTGGGGGATACTAGACTCACGTTGATCGTTGGTAGCAATGTTGCCCTATTGAACAATACGCTGGTTTCTATTGATGCGGCTGATACTAAAGTTGTGCCAAAGATTGTCAATGGTCGTACTCTTCTACCACTACGTTTCGTGGCAGAATGTCTTGGCTTCCAAGTTGATTGGAAACCAACTGCCCAAACGATTGTTCTTACTTATAGCTATAGCGGGAGTTAGCCCAACTCCCGCTTTTTTGTTGCTTGACACTTCGGAATATGTTACCATGATAGTAGTTAAATGAATCATTTATTATGTCTAACAAATTGAAACTATTAGTTTCCTGTTTAGTGATTATTAGCTTAATAACTATAGTTTTATTAGCTGTCCGAGGGAGTCGTTATAATTTCGCAGGAATAATAACAGGGGAAAGCTATGATCCAAAATGGAAGGGTACTGTTGTAGTTCCTAATGTAAAGATATTTGCTTTGGATCAAGATCACACCGGTTCTCAACAGAAGATTTATAAAATTTATTCTAATAAGAATGGTGAATTTGAATTTAATAACTTGCCGTCAGGACATTATCAGATTTTATTCAGAAGTAGTGACAAAACGCCCTCTAATTATTACCAATTTGACGACCTTGCGCCACTCGATTTATTTATAAATAAAGATTATACCCAAAAAACTCCTCTTGTTTTAAACTTAGAATTAAATGAAAGAACTAAAATAGATATCCATAAAGAGGCTGCCCTGACTGTATTAATTAATGCCTTAGAAAATTATAAAAATAATATTGGCCAATACCCTATAAGTGAAAATAATGATGCATACGTTAAGCTAGAGGATAGGAGCATAATTTTACAAAAATTAAGCAAATACATTCCAGGAGGGTATTCTGTAATTGCCGACAGTTTGCCTATTAGCTATAAGTCTGATGGTCAACATTATTTTCTAAAGACATTACCCATTAATTTCCCTGCAAGGCAATCAATTTATCTTACAGATGATCCTCAACAAGGATTTGTGTATTCTTTTTCCAAAAACAACTTTTAATCGAAAGTGCTTATTCTTAGAACTATTTAATTATTTGAGTTAGTTACGTATCATGGCTGCTAGAATATCCGCAATAAAAAAGAGTATGGTTTTGTGCATAGCCGTTGGCGGTATTGTTATTATTGCAGTTCTTGGTTTGTTGTTTTCAAGACAGCAGTTCCATAATATTGCTGGAAGTGATAATAGGTTTGTAGCAGCTTGCGAGAAATCTTTAATAAAGGACGTTTCTGATTACAAGATTTGTAAAATAACAGAGGGAAAACTCATACCTCTAAATAATGACCAACTATCTACCAAGGTACATCCGCGAGACCATATAGTGATTTCTATAAACTTAAAAAAATTAATAGTTGCCAGTGGGCTAGTTAATCCTTTAATGAGAGCAGATTCTAAGGCAATTCCGGATCAAAATTTGGTACTATGTTATACTCTCTATCCAGTTTTAATGGGTAATTTTTTGGAAAATAATTCACAGGGTGGGTACGTTTTTACCGAGCAAAAAATATCTTCTTTGTATGACCAGTATATCCAAGAATTTAAGTGGACTGATTTTTTAAAGGGAACAGGTTTAAAAACTAGTCGCAATGTTAATTTAATTTGCGCTCAAAACATAGAAATTGAACGAACTCCAATTGTATCCTTTGGAATGAAGTTACCCTCTGCCGATTTGTTAGATGCCACCGAAAAAAACGGAATCGTCAATCCTGATTTACGTAAATATGGAGTCAAGATATTATTGGCTAATAATGAACTTATATCAGGCGGATATTCCCGTGAAGAAATCCTAGCTAACTACGATAAATTACTTCCATTAGCAATATTTACCAATGATATAACTTATTAATTTTTTGTTTAATAATAGTGTAATTAAAATTATGGTCAACAAATTTACAAAACAAATAATCATTGTGTTAATCTTATTTATAGGATTAATGTTAGGATTTCATTCCGTTTTAGCTCTTACATGTGGAGCCGGTTGCGTATTAGTGACCGATGGTACTGCCTATTGTCGTTGCTCAGCTACCACAACTACTCCACCTACCACTACTCCTCCTACAACTACTCCTCCTACAACTACTCGTCCTCCTACAACAACTACTCCTCCTACAACTACTCCTCCTACAACTACTCGTCCTCCTACAACAACTANNNNNNNNNNNNNNNNNNNNNNNNNNNNNNNNNNNNNNNNNNNNNNNNNNNNNNNNNNNNNNNNNNNNNNNNNNNNNNNNNNNNNNNNNNNNNNNNNNNNACTACTCCTCCTACAACTACTCCTCCTACAACTACTCGTCCTCCTACAACAACTACTCCTCCTACCACCGCGCCTAACGGAATTTGCCCTAGTGGGAAATGTGCTGGTTTCAGTGATTCAGATTGCGATGACACTACTTGTTCAACTGGCCAAGTTTGCAGTAATGGCACTTGTGTTAATGGAAATTGTATAAACGGCACAACTCAATCTTGTGTTACAAGTAATGGCGCTTGTACTGGCATTCGTACCTGTAGCGCTAGCTCCTGGGGAGAATGTGTAAGTACACAGCCTAATTGTCCTCCAGTTAGTGGGTGTACTGGCTGTGCTACAGCTGGCTGTGGTGAATGTAGCAGCACGTCTGCTGGTTTTTTGTGCTATTGCAGCGGAAGCTTGGGAAATGGTGTCTATACTTCGTGTCAAGGAGCGTCTGGACATTCTGAATGTACTGGCGGTGGCGATTGTGGGATTACTGGTGGAAATAATTGTGGAGGATTGAACCAACCACGATGTGGTTGCGGTTGCGGTCCTGGTCTGACAAGTTGTACTAATGCTTTTGGTGTATTTTGTGCCTATGATTGTACTCCTACCACCACCACTCCACCTGCATGCCAAAATGGTCAAACTCAAAGTTGTGCTATTAACGGTTGCGCGGGAACTAAAATTTGTTCCAATAATATATGGGGAGAATGTGTTGACAATGCAGGGGATGGGTGTCCAGCAGCAACAACCTGTACTTATACTGTCTGCGAGTGCTCAGGTGGTAATTGTTCTACGGTAACTAAATCGGGCACCGTTCCATGCCCAACAAATGAAGGTTGTAGGAGCTGTCCTACATATAATACCTGTTCTGACTCTCGTACCTGTACAGTTTCTCATCCTGGTGGCAATATAATGACAGGAGGCAGTTGTCCAACGGGTTGCACTAGTAACATAGATTGTGGGATAGAAAATACTAAAGATTGCCATTGGCTTACTTGCTCGAGTAATTCATGCTCTATTTCTAACAATTCTACAATACCTATTTCACAGAATTGCCCTACAGGTTGCAATACAAATAATGATTGTTCTACCACCCAAACTGGTACTGCAGTAATAACTAGCTCCTGCGGTGGCAACACTGCCACTGTTAATGCTGTGGTCAATGGTGGAGTCTCTCCTTATACAAGATATACTTGGTACAAACAAAGCGGTAGTACTGGATGGATAGTTGATTATAGTCAATCTTGTTCTAGCGCTAGCTGTTCCAATTCCCATGCTTATACTTTATCTGGACAAGCTATCAATGTTTATTTGGCGGTGGGCGATAGCGCCGGTAATACATGGGCAAGTAATATTCTTAATATTAATTGTTCCACCACTGCTAATAAATGCGGTATAGATGCTAATGGGGCTATGTTTTGTAGTGCTTCTGGTACAGGCACAAGTTGTAATAGTGTTTCCGATTGCGGAGTTTGCAAGAAGAGGTAACTCCCTTGTTTTAGATTCTTTTTTGGAGCTAAGAGACACCCTTTAACGGGTGTTTTTTACTGTATTGTTAATTATTTGAGATATCCATTGACAAATAGATACGCGTAGTTTAAAATAATAGTAGTTGTAATTAGCTCTGTAACAAGTCTAAATGCAGATAGTTCTTCTTGAAACTAGTGGGTTTTAGATAGCAATCAAATCTATCCACAGGAGGTGGAAAATGAAACGCACTGCTTTCGTATCGCTTTTTCTGTCTTTTTGTTTCTTCCTTTCTTGTCTCATTCCGACCACTTTCATTAGAGCGGCAGATGTACCCAAACGCAGCTACATTATTGTTTTGGGCACTGATGCCCTCAAGCAGTCAGCTGGTCTGAAACAGTTTGTGGACTACAAGTCCACAAACTTTGAAGTAACAGTTGTTTCCATGCCAGACATTACCAAACAGTTTCCCACCGTTACAGACAAAGTGGAACAGTTGAGACAATATTTGGACACCAAGACCCAACCTGTTCCGCCGTATGTTCTCCTAGCGGGAACTATGGACGAGATTCCTATGGTTCGCTTTTACTACGACCTAAACCATCCAGAATATGACGCCATGACAGACGCCTGCCTGCTTTATAACCAGTCGCTTAGTTTTTTTGATATTAATGGTAATGGCAAGCCAGGCGAATTCGTTGAATGTCAGGTTTTCGAGGTGATTCAGAAGTTTGTTATCGGTCGACTTCCTACGGATAGTATAGTTATTCTTGACACTTATTTCCCTCTGCTTATCAAGGCAGAAAAGAAATATGAGACTAATCCGAGTCTCACTGGGATGGTAGCATGTGCCGTAGAGTTTTTTGCTGATGGGTTTTACTACAATGCAGATCAAGCCGGGGAAAAGGTTAAATCAGTTCTACCGCTTGTACAATGGACAACTTTGTATGAAAAGGAGGGCAGCTATACCTCAACCTTACCAGCTGATCCATTAACCACTGCCAATTTTCTTTCTACCTGGAACAAAGGGCTTGATATTGTTTTTACAGAGGCCCATGGTGGTAATTGGCGGCGCATTTTCGATGATACTGATAAGGACGGTGTCTATGATACTGGAGAGGAACACTGGGTGCGTTTCTGGGGACCTCTGACAGATTTCCAGAGCACTACCTTTCTAGGGTATATCAATGGTTGTGACACATTTATTGACGACAACTGGACAAAGACGCCTTTTCCTTACGTAGACAATCTTCTCCATGGGAAATTGCTCAATTTCATCGGTTATGCCTCCTCGATTACTGATTACGACAATCCATTATCGAAAGCAATATGTTGTGCTATTGGAAATGGCTTTTCTGTGGGTGATGCAGTTGCTACAGTTAAGGGAAATACGCTGCCAAGAGACAGGTCTGAGTCATGGCTCAGTATTACTATAGCTGGAGACCCTTCGGCTAGATTGAGCAGTAAGCCTTTGACTGTTATGCCAACAGTCTCGATGACAGACACAAATACAAATGCAATTACATTGTCTTGGAATAAGAACAATCCGATTTGTACTTACATAGTGCAAGTCAGTAGTTTTGCTGACTTTAACAACTTAGTAGAATCGGATATGGTGTACACTACCAGCTGTCAAATCTCTGCGCTACCTGCCGGTGACTATTATTGGCGAGTACGGGCAGTCTATGACACGGGGTTAGGTGATTGGTCAGAGGGAACTTCTTTTACTATTATTGGTCCTATCAACATAGAGGTCGATTCCTTGCCAAATGAAGTAGAATCACCAGTAATTACTGTTACTGGTTCTACTAACGCCGATAGTGTCAAGGTTAATGGGTTAGATGCAACAGTTGCCAGTGGTCATTTCTCAAAAACGGTTTCCCTTACAGAAGGCGAGAATAAAATTAATATTATTGCCTCCAGGGGTACCCAAATCACTACAGCCAATTACGTTGTAACTTACAAAAAATCATTAATCCTCAAGTTGGTCATAGGAAAACCAACTATTTGGGTAAACGGAATGGCCTCGTCATTAGAAGCTCCTCCTGTAATAACCAATGCACGAACATTAGTTCCTATTCGAGCCGTGGTTGAGGCGGTTGACGGTACTATTGACTGGGATGCCACTCTGAGGCAGGTGAGTATTACTGTTAAAGAGGATAGGCTCGTCCTAACTATTGGAAAGAGCTTGGCTACCCTCAATGGTAACACAGTAGCTATAGACACTAGCAATAGTAAAGTTGTCCCCGTGATCATGAATGGAAGAACCCTCTTGCCCTTGAGATTTGTGGCAGAGAGTTTGGGGTTTGAGGTAACTTGGGATGCGGCTACCCAAACAATTACGTTGAGCATCCGCTAGTTCTTCTATTGAGGAGGCGTATACAACACCTCCTCTTTTTTTATTTGACTTAGAGGGGAAGGGGGTTTAAAATTAAAGTAGTATTATTTTTAGTATTTTTTATGTTTCAACAGAACAATAAAAGAATCGTTTTGCTAGTGGCAGAGTGTTTACTTGTTTTAATTGCAGTTGGTCTTATTTTTTTTAAGAAACAAGATTTTTTAAATAGTTATTGCATAACCAAAATGGGCAATAACCTTCAATACATTTGCAGGTATAACAATTCTTTTACAAAGAATGTAAAAGCTGCCAGTTTGTTGAAAATAAAATCCGGTGACCGTCTCGTCTTAGCTTTGAATGTAAAAGAAATATTAGCTTCAAAATTGGGAAAGCATAATATACTCACTGGCGAAACTATAAATAACGTTAATCTTCAGGATGGGCAAATTTGTGTTGTTGTTTATCCGGTTCTTATGCATGAATATATGTTTAATGATAACCAAGGAGATTACGATAATTTTTATAAGAATTATCAATGGTCTCTTCTGCCAAATAATATTTTAAACAAACAAACATTATCAGTGAATAGTATTTGTACTAACAGAATGAATTTGGCCAAATTGAATAGTTTGATTTTGGATTTAAGTATCCCCAAAAAACAATATCTATTTTTAGCCAAATTTGACACCTTAACCTACGGAATCAAATTGCTTTTTGTGCCTAATAATTTATTGGGTAACATAACTACAAGTCAAGACGTGGAGAAAAATTATAGTCAAATGATACCTTTTTATTTATATAATCAAAATATTAACGTGGGTTTATAATATGCTTAAATATATTTATAAAAATCGAGTATTGTTTGAATTTAGTTTTCTCTTAAGTTTTGGTTTAATTTTTATAATAACATCACAAAGCCTTGCGGCGGCTCTTGATGGCGGTGGTGGTAGTAGTTGCCCTTCCGGGTGTACCTCTGAGAGCATTTGTACGAATTGCGATGAGGTAGATGCTTGTCTCGCTGCCTGTGGTGAATGTACTTGCGAGATAGGGTCATGCCAAGATGGCTGTGAGAGTGGCCTACCGAGCCTCCTCGCATCTTGTCTGTCCAGATGTACTTCTTCTTATAATAGCTGTGTGAATTCGTGTAATCAATGTAGTAGCAGATGTGCTGCTCATTGGACAACTAGCTGTGATTGCCCACCTCCTCAGGAGGACCCTTGTATAGCAAATCCTTCTTTGTGTGAAGCACCACCTGCCGAGCCACCTGCCGAACCACCTACCGAACCACCTCCTACTGGCAAAAAAACTTGCCGTTGGTCTGAGTGTACCAGTGGGGTATGTAAAGGGTATACTGGAACATATTCTATAGATGAAGATTGTCCTGATAGCGATTGTTCTGGTTGCGCTGGTTCTGCTGGTAAGTGTGGCCTGGATTCTGAAAATTATTTAGTTTGCAAATTAGATGGTACCGGCACAGGTAAAGTTTGTTCCAGCGATGCTGAATGCATCTGTTCTTCTTGTCCTGCTGGACAGACTAATCCTCATAGTGTTTGTGGCGTTTCTTCTTGCAATCCTATTCCGGGTTGCGGAGTGAACCAATGTACTGATTTTAGTGATTGTCTCGATTTTTGCACTATAAATAGTTTTACTATTCTTCCAGCGAATCGCACCATTTTCTTAGGCAGTTCTTTCAAAGCCAACTGGAGCACTACTAATTGTAATTATTGTAATCTTTCTTGTAACACTGTGCCCGTGGGTGGAAATACAGTGGCTTGCGGGAAGAGTTTACCGGCTATCGGGCTAGCCTCTCATGCAGATTATTCTATTACTCCAACAAAATCTGGGACTTATGATTATACATTAGAGTGTTTTAATGATGAGACTAGCGCTAAACAAATCATAGGAACTGGGGTTAGTGATGACAACTCTTTTAGGGTTAGAAACTTGTTCTGGAAAGAGACTCCAGCCTTTCTCAAGTTATTGATGCAAAAAGTATTTTAAAGGTTTGCGGCTAAAAAGAACCCCTCTGTGGGCTCTTTTTAAGTTTTGAATAGAAATTTCAAATTTCATAAATCTATGATATAATGCTCGTGTTAAAAGATTTTTGGCGTATGGATTTTTTAGTTCCTTTATTGAAAAAAGACAAAGCCTTCTTTTTGGCTTACGATCATGGTTTTGAACATGGGGGAGAGGATTTTGATGCTAAAAATTCTGACCCTGAATTCATTTTGGATTTAGCCGTCAGAGGTCATTTTACTGCCGTGATTTTGCAGAAAGGCTTAGCGGAAAAATATTATTACAATACTCCCTACTCAGCCCAAATTCCTTTGATTGTTAAATTGAATGGTAAAACGAATATTGTTAAAACGGTAGAGCCTTATTCAGCTCAAAATTGCTCTGTGAAGTATGCCAAAATGTTGGGCGCCAAAGGTGTGGGTTATACTATCTATCTTGGAAGTGAGTTTGAAGCAGAAATGTTAGAGACTTTTGGTCAAATTCAGGAGGAAGCGCACAATTTAAATATGGCGGCCATTGCCTGGATTTATCCCAGAGGTAAAAACGTTCTTTTGCCAGAAAGCCCAGAAATGCTAAAATATGCCGCTCGTCTGGGCTCAGAGTTAGGGGCAGATATGATTAAGCTTAAGCATAGCGGTGATAAAAAAAGTTTTGCTGAAGCTGTCAAATTAGCCGGTAAGACCAAAGTCGTTCTCTCGGGAGGCAGAAAGGAAACACGAGAAGATTTCTGTAAGGCAGTTGAGGAGATAATGGCTGCTGGCGGTACGGGAGTTGCGGTGGGGAGAAATGTGTGGCAAGATGACAAGCCGTTAGATATGGCAGAGAAGCTAAGCCAAATAATCTGGAGTTCATAATATAGGGAGGTTTGATTATTGGTCAATCGGTTAATGAATTCGGTTCTGGTAGACAAAATTAAACTATAAATGGGGAAATTATATATTTATATATGGTTAAGAAAGAAACACAATTAGGGACAGGGTTAACTCTTAAAGTGGAAGAAAGGACTGTTACTGGTAAAAAAACAGCCGATTTAAGGGCTAAAGGTATTTTGCCGGGTGTGGTCTACGGTCCAGA from Candidatus Paceibacterota bacterium encodes the following:
- a CDS encoding fructose-bisphosphate aldolase — protein: MLVLKDFWRMDFLVPLLKKDKAFFLAYDHGFEHGGEDFDAKNSDPEFILDLAVRGHFTAVILQKGLAEKYYYNTPYSAQIPLIVKLNGKTNIVKTVEPYSAQNCSVKYAKMLGAKGVGYTIYLGSEFEAEMLETFGQIQEEAHNLNMAAIAWIYPRGKNVLLPESPEMLKYAARLGSELGADMIKLKHSGDKKSFAEAVKLAGKTKVVLSGGRKETREDFCKAVEEIMAAGGTGVAVGRNVWQDDKPLDMAEKLSQIIWSS
- a CDS encoding stalk domain-containing protein, with translation MKRTAFVSLFLSFCFFLSCLIPTTFIRAADVPKRSYIIVLGTDALKQSAGLKQFVDYKSTNFEVTVVSMPDITKQFPTVTDKVEQLRQYLDTKTQPVPPYVLLAGTMDEIPMVRFYYDLNHPEYDAMTDACLLYNQSLSFFDINGNGKPGEFVECQVFEVIQKFVIGRLPTDSIVILDTYFPLLIKAEKKYETNPSLTGMVACAVEFFADGFYYNADQAGEKVKSVLPLVQWTTLYEKEGSYTSTLPADPLTTANFLSTWNKGLDIVFTEAHGGNWRRIFDDTDKDGVYDTGEEHWVRFWGPLTDFQSTTFLGYINGCDTFIDDNWTKTPFPYVDNLLHGKLLNFIGYASSITDYDNPLSKAICCAIGNGFSVGDAVATVKGNTLPRDRSESWLSITIAGDPSARLSSKPLTVMPTVSMTDTNTNAITLSWNKNNPICTYIVQVSSFADFNNLVESDMVYTTSCQISALPAGDYYWRVRAVYDTGLGDWSEGTSFTIIGPINIEVDSLPNEVESPVITVTGSTNADSVKVNGLDATVASGHFSKTVSLTEGENKINIIASRGTQITTANYVVTYKKSLILKLVIGKPTIWVNGMASSLEAPPVITNARTLVPIRAVVEAVDGTIDWDATLRQVSITVKEDRLVLTIGKSLATLNGNTVAIDTSNSKVVPVIMNGRTLLPLRFVAESLGFEVTWDAATQTITLSIR
- a CDS encoding carboxypeptidase-like regulatory domain-containing protein, translated to MSNKLKLLVSCLVIISLITIVLLAVRGSRYNFAGIITGESYDPKWKGTVVVPNVKIFALDQDHTGSQQKIYKIYSNKNGEFEFNNLPSGHYQILFRSSDKTPSNYYQFDDLAPLDLFINKDYTQKTPLVLNLELNERTKIDIHKEAALTVLINALENYKNNIGQYPISENNDAYVKLEDRSIILQKLSKYIPGGYSVIADSLPISYKSDGQHYFLKTLPINFPARQSIYLTDDPQQGFVYSFSKNNF
- a CDS encoding stalk domain-containing protein → MKRTAFVSLFLSFCFLFSCLIPTTFIRAADVPKRSYIIVLGTDALKQSAGLKQFVDYKSTSFEVTVVSMPDIAKQFSTVTDKVEQLRQYLDTKTQPVPPYVLLVGKRALEMNGTSSHESFIGTIPMAVLSLNGIEAATDLLYRFPRLHFDFSNGTYLMPPTMQGSINFVVGSIPVDDVSFIDDYFERLIPLEKMYSEKNFLNGIIANGILGYGSGTLPPMPSDTAGLGEETKSIMSDSGAVVTLYEKGGSRPSAYIPTLPLTETNFTSVWNSQFHDWVLLTGHNATYSLYWPIPDPGLEEAQETAIWRYFADLTKLTSKAFFGLFDGCSSAHPGDIEALTGFFKKKLVYTGIGYTDVIPETTFALKIFQRIKQGYSIGDALQYQDKQVQEIMEEEVLGDPSACLIPRNFGVALSNPSNSVRVSPGVSLTLSWKKADATWAYNVQISNSSDFTNLVKSDITYTNSYQISVLPIGNYFWRIAGVSDAGLEQWSETRAFIVNDPLALSVVPLPSTTTNPDITISGVTNGDSIVVNNHFVAIVNTRFSCILSLVGGSNIITITAIKGTQKSVQTYKVFYIKPVTLRFIIGKPTVWIDGDMKALEAPPMIYNSRTLVPIRVLVESIGGSIDWNASAQMVNISLGDTRLTLIVGSNVALLNNTLVSIDAADTKVVPKIVNGRTLLPLRFVAECLGFQVDWKPTAQTIVLTYSYSGS